The region CGGATCATGCCCAAGATCGACCTCGACGAGCGCGAGGTTCCGCAGGAAGTGCTCGACGAGCTTTGCGTGACGCGGGAGGATTTCCTCTCCGCCCTCAAGCGCGTCCAGCCCTCCGCCATGCGCGAAGTCATGGTGCAGGTGCCCAATGTTTCCTGGAGCGACATCGGCGGCGTCGAGGACGCGATCGAGAAGCTCAAGGAGGGCATCGAGCTTCCATTCAAGAATGCCGAGGCCTTCCAGCGCCTGGGTATCCGCCCGGCGCAGGGCTTCCTGCTCTACGGCCCGCCCGGCACCGGCAAGACGCTGCTCGCCAAGGCAGTCGCCAAGGAAGCGGAAGCGAACTTCATCTCGATGAAGAGCTCGGACCTGCTATCCAAGTGGTACGGCGAGAGCGAACAGCAGATCGCCCGCATGTTCCGCCGCGCTCGCTCGGTCGCGCCTTGCGTCGTCTTCATCGACGAAATCGACAGCCTCGTTCCCGCACGCGGGTCGGGGCAGGGCGAGCCGCAGGTGACGGGCCGCGTGGTCAACACGATCCTTGCCGAGATGGACGGGCTGGAAGACCTCCAGTCGGTCGTCGTCATCGGCGCGACCAATCGCCCGACGCTGGTCGACCCGGCACTGCTGCGCCCGGGCCGCTTCGACGAGCTGGTCTATGTCGGCACGCCCGACAAGGCGGGCCGCGAACAGATCCTCGGCATCCATACCGCGAAGATGCCGCTGGCGGACGATGTCTCGCTGGCGGACCTCGCGGCCAAGACCGAGCGCTATACCGGCGCGGACCTCGAAGACGTCGTGCGCCGTGCCGGCCTCAACGCACTGCACCGCGCGGGCGGGGACGTGCAGAACGTCAATGCGGCGGACTTCAAGGAAGCGCTCGACGACAGCCGTCCGACCGTGACGAGCCAGATGGAAAGCGAGTATCGCAAGATGCGCGGCGAGCTGAAGAAGCGTGCGGCGCAGGTCCAGCCGATCGGCTTCATCCACGAAGGCATGGTCGAACCCGTCCGCGACCGCAAACACGGCAGCGACGGCGATCAGGCGACCCCGATCGAGTAAGTCCTAGGGTTCGCCGGCCTTCTCGTGGCCGCGCGGCACTTCGAGCCGGTGGCGGATCAGCGCATCCGGCTGGTTTTCGCGCAGCCACTTGAGCATGTGTTCGCGCGTGTCGCAGCGCAGCTGCCACAGGTCGCCGATCGTGCCCGAGCTCATCGACAGGCGCAGCTCGACGCTTTCGGGATAGGCTTCCGTCATCAGCAGCGCGATATTGCGGCCGTCGAAAAGCTCGTGGCCTTTGACGAACCGCTCGAACTCGGCGCGGATCGGGTCGATATCGGCAATCGGGTCGAGGTGGAGGAAGACCGGGCCGGTCAGCTTCTCGCTGACGCGCGACCAGTTCTCGAAGCTGTTGTCGAGGAAACGGCTTGTCGGCACGACCAGCACGCGCTCGTCCCAGGTGCGCACGGTGACGAAGCTCATGCGGATTTCCTCCACGCGTCCCGCTTCCCCGTCGACCTTGACGAGATCGCCGAGACGCAATGGCTGGGTCAGCGCCATCTGGAGGCCGGCAATCAGGCTCTTGAGCGCAGGCTGCGCCGCGGCACCGACGGCGAGGGCGGCGAGACCGGCCGATGCCATCAGCGTCACGCCGATATCGCGAACGCCGGGGATATTGAGCATGACGAGCGCGATGGTGATGATGATCACCGCGACCTTCGCCGTGCGGGTCAGGATCGCGATGCGCGTGCTGTGCGATCGCACTGCGACCGGGTCGTAGCGGCTCTCCGCATCCTCGCGCAGCCCGATGCCGAGCGCGCTGATGAAGGAATAGACCACCCAGCCGAGCAGCACCGGCGTCAGCCATTTGGCCGCAAGGTCCCAGCCGGCACCGACCAGCGCATCGGCATGGGCCGCGATCGAAAGCGCGAAACCGATCATCGCCCAGCGCATGGGCTTGCGCATGGTGCGGATGATCGCATCGTCGAGCTTGTAGCTCGTGCGTGCGGCGACCTTGCGAAGAACCGTGAACAGCACCCAGTGGATCGCCAGCGCGATCGTGATCGGAACCGCAAGGCCGATCGCGGTCACGATCAGGTGTTCGGTATCGAGCGTCCAGCCGCTGAGGCGTAATCTATCAAGCATTGCGGCGGACCTATGGGGCCTTGCCCGTCAATTCAACCCGTTGCGGTTCCTGGGCAGCGCCGGTCAATGCGCTGCATCCCAGCTCTTGCCGGTGCCGATTTCGATCCCGAGCGGGACATCGAGCTTCACCGCGGGCTGCGCGGCTTCGGCCATCACCTTCTCGATGATCGGCGAGGCAGCTTCGACATCGCCTTCGGGCAGTTCGAACACGAGTTCGTCGTGCACCTGCAGCAGCATGCGCACATGGCCGAGGCCGGCTTCCTCCAGCGCGGGCATCATGCGGGCCATGGCGCGCTTGATGATATCGGCGCTGGTACCCTGGATCGGTGCATTGATCGCCGCGCGCTCGCTACCCTGCCGTTCGGCCTGGTTCTTCGAGTTGATCCGCGGGAACCACGTCTTGCGGCCGAACAGCGTTTCCGAATAGCCGCGCTCGCGCACGGTCTCGAGCGTTTCGGCGATGTAGCGCTGGATGCCGGGGAAACGTTCGAAATAGCGGTCGATCATCGCCTGCGCCTCGTCGGGCTCGACGCCGAGGCGACCGGCGAGGCCCCAGCGGCTGATGCCGTAGAGTATCGCGAAGTTGATGGTCTTGGCCTGCGCACGCGTGTCGCGCGTGACCTCGCCATACATTTCTTTCGCCGTGCGGGCGTGGATGTCCTCGCCGTTCGCGAAGGCATCCTTCAGCGTGTCGACATCGGCCATGTGCGCGGCCAGCCGAAGCTCGATCTGCGAATAGTCGGCCGCGAGCAGGACATTGCCGTCCTCCGGCACGAATGCTTCGCGGATCTGGCGGCCGATCGGGGTGCGGATCGGGATGTTCTGCAGGTTGGGGTCGGTCGAGGACAGGCGCCCGGTCTGCGCGCCGACCAGCGAATAGCTCGTGTGGACGCGGCCCGTCGCGGGATTGATCGCGGCTTGCAATGCATCGGTGTAGGTCGACTTCAGCTTCGAGAGCTGGCGCCATTCGAGCACCTTGTCGGCAATCTCCGCACCTTCGCCCGACAGGCGCTCGAGCACTGCCTGGTCGGTCGAATACTGGCCGCTCTTGCCCTTGCGCCCGCCCTTGTAGCCGAGCTTGTCGAACAGGATATCGCCCAGCTGCTTGGGACTGCCGATGGTGAATTCCTCGCCCGCGATCTCGTGGATCTGCTTTTCGAGCCTGCCGGTCTCGGTCGCGAATTCTTCCGACAGCTTGGCGAGGCGCGCGCGGTCGACCTTGATGCCGTGGCGCTCCATCTGGGCGACAACGGGAATGAGCGGGCGGTCGACCCGCTCGTAGACCTTCGTGCCGCCCTCGATCGCGAGGCGCGGCTTCAAATGCGCGTGGAGGCGCCAGGTGACGTCCGCATCCTCGGCAGCATATTCGGTCGCCTTGCCGAGCGGCACTTCGCCGAAGGGGATCTGCTTCTTGCCCGTGCCGCACACGTCCTTGAAGGCGAGCGGCGTGTGTCCCAGGTGGCGCTGCGACAGCTCGTCCATCCCGTGTCCGCCGCCGATACCGTCCTGTCCGCGGCCCGCATCGAGCGCGAAGCTGATGATCATCGTGTCGTCGATCGGCGACACTTCGACCCCGTAGCGCGCAAGCACGTTGAGGTCGTACTTCCCGTTCTGGAAGACTTTCAGCACGGCATCGCTCGCGAGCAGCGGCTTCAGCGCCTCGAGCGCTTCGTCGCGGTCGATCTGTTCGGGCTTTTCGTCGAACATGTCGGTCCCGCCATGGGCGAGCGGGATGTAGCAGGCCTCGCCCGCGCCGGTAGCAAGCGAGATGCCGACAAGGTCGGCCTGCATTGCATCGAGCGCGCTGGTTTCCGTGTCGACCGCGACGAGCCGGGCGGCGAAGGCCTTCTCGATCCATGCGTCGAGCGCCTCGCGGGTCTGTACGCAGTCGTACCCGGTGCGGTCGACCGGAGGAAATTCGGGCAGCGGCTGGCGGTTGCCCTGGCTCGTCCCCTCGGCCGCCTTGGTCTGGGCCTTTTCGGGATTGAGGTTGTTCGGCCGGTCGGGGCTGCCGGTCCCGGCATCGAGCCGGCGCAGCAGGCTGGTGAAGCCGTGCTTTTCGAGGAAGGCTGCCAGCGGCTCGGGCGGCACGCCGTCGAGCTTGAAGTCGTCGAGCGGCTCGGGGAGCTCGCAGTCCTCCTTCAGCGTCACCAGCACGCGGCTGAGTTCCGCATCGCCGCGGTGCTCGAGCAGGCGCTCTTTCAGCTTGGACTTCTTCATGCCCTCGGCAGCATCGAGCGCGGCGGTCAGGTTGCCATGCTCGGCAATGAGCTTGGAAGCGGTCTTGGGGCCGATGCCGAAGATACCGGGGATGTTGTCGACCGAATCTCCCATCAGCGCGAGGACGTCGCCGACCAGTTCGGGCGGCACGCCGAACTTCTCCTGCACTTCTTCGATATAGATGCGCTGGCTCTTCATCGTGTCGAGCATGTCGATCCGCGCGCCGTTCTCCTCCCCGACCAGCTGCATCAGGTCCTTGTCGGACGAGACGATGGTCACGTCCCAGCCTTCGCGCTGCGCTGCGCGGGCGTAGGATGCGATGAGGTCGTCGGCTTCCAGCCCCTGTTCCTCGATGCAGGGCAGGCTGAAGGCGCGCGTCGCATCGCGGATCAGCGGGAATTGCGGGCGCAGGTCTTCGGGCGGTTCGGGCCGGTTGGCCTTGTACTCGGGATAGATCTCGTTGCGGAAGCTGGTCGAATCCTTGTCGAGGATGACCGCGAGGTGGGTCGGCCCCTCCGCCTTGTCGAGATCGTCCGCCAACTTCCACAGCATGGTGGTGTAGCCATAGACCGCGCCGACCGGCGTGCCCTCGGGGTCGGTGAGCGGGGGCAGGCGGTGATAGGCCCGGAAAATATAGGACGATCCGTCGACCAGGTAGAGATGGTTCTTGTCAGCCATGATCGCGGCGGTAGCATGCTCGCCAGCGCCGGTCATTCGCTATCGTCTGGAAGTTGTTGACGAGGCTGGAGCCCGCAGAATTCCGCGATTTCGTCGAAAATAAGGCGAGAAAAAGGCAAATTGTGGCGAAAGTGCTTGCATCGTCACAATCTCGCCATTATTGATTCGCTCCAGAAGCCATCCACTAATGGGGGGTTTCGGCAGGTACCCAGCACGGGGCTTGCTTCAATCACTCGCTGTTTAAGGGAATTGAACCTATGCGTAAGATCGTTCTTGCTGCCGCTGCTGGCGCTGCTGCTCTCTCGCTCGCTGCTTGCTCGGAAGGCACCGAAGACGCTGCTGAAGCTACCGCTGAGTCGGCTATGGCTGACGCTGAGTCGGTTGCTGACGAAGCTGCTGCTACCGCTGAAGAAGGCGCTGAAGCTGTTGCTGACGCTGCTGACGAAGCTGCTACCGAAGCTGAAGCTGCTGTCGAAGGCGAAACCGAAGCTGAAGCTGCTGCTGACTAATAGCGCGCTTTACTTCGTAGAAGAGGGCGGTGCCGCAAGGCGCCGCCCTTTTTCTTTGTCCAACGTAGATGTGGGGGGCGAAGCGCCCGTTTCTCAGCCGCCGTTGCCGAACGGGGCGTTGGCGTAATTGCGGCTCGGCTTGTTGACGTAGCCGTCATACAGCGCGCTGGCGATTTCCGCGATGCGCGCTTCCCGGTTCAGACGCGTCCCCTGGCCGGTGACGTAGATCGCAACGGCGATCGCGCGGCCATCGGGCGACTGGATAATGCCGATGTCGCTCGAAGTGTTGTTGAGCGAGCCGGTCTTGTGCGCGACGTTCGCGCTTGCCGGCAGCAGGGCCGGGATACGGCGCTTGCCGGTCACGCAGCGCTCCATCGCGCCGAGGATGACGCGGCGGCTCGAAGCCGAGAGGAACTTGCCCTGGTAGAGGCCGGTAAGCAGCTCGACCATCGCCTTGGGCGTCGCGCTGTCGCGCTTGTCGATGAACGTCGCCGGATCGTATTCGCCGTCGTCGCGCACCAGCGTGGCGATGTCGCGGGTGAGCTGGAACTCGCCGATGCCATTGCGGCGCATCCAGTCGTTCACGGCCGACGGGCCGCCCACGACATCGAGCAATGCGTCGGTCGCCGGGTTGCTCGAGCGGGTGATCATCAGCTCGATCAGTTCTTCGGCCGGAAGGTACTTGCCGCGGCGCACCGGGGCGCGGTCGGATGAATATTTCGCCGAGCGGACCGGGATCAGCAGCGGGAATTCGCTCGACAGGCTCCAACGGCCCTGCTCGACCCCTTCCATGAAGGTCGCGGCGATCGCGATCTTGCTCGTGCTTGCCATCGGGAAACGCTGGTCGCCGAGGATCGAAATTTCCTCGCCCGTCGCGAGATCGACCGCGGCGACGCCGATCCGGCCCTTGTCGCCATCGGCCAGCATCGCGATGCGCTTTTCGAAGCCGGTTTCGTAGACCGCTTCGTAGCTTTGCGGAGTGCGCGCCTCGGTTCCGAGGATCCGGTCGAAGGCTGCGTTGAGCTGGGCCTGGTCCTGCGCTGCTGCCTGCGTCGGCAGGAGCGCCGCTGCGCCAAGCGCGGCGGCCGCGCCCAGGCTGGAGAGCCAGTTCAGTCCCTTTTTCATTCGACAACCCATATCAGTTTTGTGGTTGGCGAAAGCTTAACGGGCGCGCTTTCCCTCCAGCAAGCAATTT is a window of Erythrobacter sp. HKB08 DNA encoding:
- a CDS encoding serine hydrolase, whose protein sequence is MKKGLNWLSSLGAAAALGAAALLPTQAAAQDQAQLNAAFDRILGTEARTPQSYEAVYETGFEKRIAMLADGDKGRIGVAAVDLATGEEISILGDQRFPMASTSKIAIAATFMEGVEQGRWSLSSEFPLLIPVRSAKYSSDRAPVRRGKYLPAEELIELMITRSSNPATDALLDVVGGPSAVNDWMRRNGIGEFQLTRDIATLVRDDGEYDPATFIDKRDSATPKAMVELLTGLYQGKFLSASSRRVILGAMERCVTGKRRIPALLPASANVAHKTGSLNNTSSDIGIIQSPDGRAIAVAIYVTGQGTRLNREARIAEIASALYDGYVNKPSRNYANAPFGNGG
- the polA gene encoding DNA polymerase I, whose protein sequence is MADKNHLYLVDGSSYIFRAYHRLPPLTDPEGTPVGAVYGYTTMLWKLADDLDKAEGPTHLAVILDKDSTSFRNEIYPEYKANRPEPPEDLRPQFPLIRDATRAFSLPCIEEQGLEADDLIASYARAAQREGWDVTIVSSDKDLMQLVGEENGARIDMLDTMKSQRIYIEEVQEKFGVPPELVGDVLALMGDSVDNIPGIFGIGPKTASKLIAEHGNLTAALDAAEGMKKSKLKERLLEHRGDAELSRVLVTLKEDCELPEPLDDFKLDGVPPEPLAAFLEKHGFTSLLRRLDAGTGSPDRPNNLNPEKAQTKAAEGTSQGNRQPLPEFPPVDRTGYDCVQTREALDAWIEKAFAARLVAVDTETSALDAMQADLVGISLATGAGEACYIPLAHGGTDMFDEKPEQIDRDEALEALKPLLASDAVLKVFQNGKYDLNVLARYGVEVSPIDDTMIISFALDAGRGQDGIGGGHGMDELSQRHLGHTPLAFKDVCGTGKKQIPFGEVPLGKATEYAAEDADVTWRLHAHLKPRLAIEGGTKVYERVDRPLIPVVAQMERHGIKVDRARLAKLSEEFATETGRLEKQIHEIAGEEFTIGSPKQLGDILFDKLGYKGGRKGKSGQYSTDQAVLERLSGEGAEIADKVLEWRQLSKLKSTYTDALQAAINPATGRVHTSYSLVGAQTGRLSSTDPNLQNIPIRTPIGRQIREAFVPEDGNVLLAADYSQIELRLAAHMADVDTLKDAFANGEDIHARTAKEMYGEVTRDTRAQAKTINFAILYGISRWGLAGRLGVEPDEAQAMIDRYFERFPGIQRYIAETLETVRERGYSETLFGRKTWFPRINSKNQAERQGSERAAINAPIQGTSADIIKRAMARMMPALEEAGLGHVRMLLQVHDELVFELPEGDVEAASPIIEKVMAEAAQPAVKLDVPLGIEIGTGKSWDAAH
- a CDS encoding mechanosensitive ion channel family protein — its product is MLDRLRLSGWTLDTEHLIVTAIGLAVPITIALAIHWVLFTVLRKVAARTSYKLDDAIIRTMRKPMRWAMIGFALSIAAHADALVGAGWDLAAKWLTPVLLGWVVYSFISALGIGLREDAESRYDPVAVRSHSTRIAILTRTAKVAVIIITIALVMLNIPGVRDIGVTLMASAGLAALAVGAAAQPALKSLIAGLQMALTQPLRLGDLVKVDGEAGRVEEIRMSFVTVRTWDERVLVVPTSRFLDNSFENWSRVSEKLTGPVFLHLDPIADIDPIRAEFERFVKGHELFDGRNIALLMTEAYPESVELRLSMSSGTIGDLWQLRCDTREHMLKWLRENQPDALIRHRLEVPRGHEKAGEP